DNA sequence from the Rhizobium lusitanum genome:
GACACAGCGCCCCGCCGTCATCCTCGCGCCGAACAAGACGCTGGCCGCCCAGCTCTATTCCGAATTCAAGAACTTCTTCCCCGACAATGCGGTGGAATATTTCGTCTCTTATTACGATTATTACCAGCCGGAAGCCTATGTGGCGCGCTCGGATACCTTCATCGAGAAGGAATCCTCGATCAACGAACAGATCGACCGCATGCGCCACTCGGCGACGCGCTCGCTGCTGGAGCGCGACGACTGCATCATCGTCGCTTCGGTCTCCTGCATCTACGGTATCGGCTCGGTCGAGACCTATACGGCCATGACCTTCCAGATGAATGTCGGCGACCGGCTGGACCAGCGGCAATTGCTCGCCGACCTGGTGGCGCAGCAATACAAGCGCCGCGACATGGACTTCATTCGTGGCTCCTTTCGCGTACGCGGCGACACGATCGAAATCTTCCCGGCCCACTTGGAGGATGCCGCCTGGCGCGTCTCCATGTTCGGCGACGAGATCGACAGCATCACCGAATTCGACCCGCTGACCGGCCAGAAGACCGGCGACCTGAAATCGGTGAAGATCTATGCCAATTCACACTATGTCACCCCGCGCCCGACGCTGAACGGCGCCATCCGCCATATCAAGGAAGAGCTGAAGATCCGCCTCGCCGAGCTGGAAAAGGCCGGCCGCCTGCTGGAGGCGCAGCGCCTGGAGCAGCGCACCCGCTACGACGTCGAAATGCTGGAAGCCACCGGCTCCTGTGCCGGCATCGAAAACTATTCGCGCTACCTCACCGGCCGCAACCCTGGAGAGCCGCCGCCGACCCTGTTCGAATACATCCCCGACAACGCCCTGCTGTTCATCGACGAGAGCCATGTCTCGGTCAGCCAGATCGGCGGCATGTATCGCGGCGACTTCAGGCGCAAGGCGACGCTGGCCGAATACGGTTTCCGCTTGCCCTCTTGCATGGACAACCGGCCGCTGCGCTTCGAGGAATGGGACGCCATGCGCCCGGACACGATCGCCGTGTCGGCGACCCCAGGCGCATGGGAGATGGACCAATCCGGCGGCGTTTTTGCCGAACAGGTCATCCGCCCGACCGGCCTGATCGACCCGCCCGTCGAAGTCCGCTCCGCCCGCAGCCAGGTCGACGACGTGCTCGGCGAAATCCGCGAGACCGCCGCCAAGGGCTATCGCACCCTCTGCACCGTGCTCACCAAGCGCATGGCCGAGGACCTGACTGAATATCTGCATGAACAGGGCGTGCGCGTCCGCTACATGCACTCCGACATCGACACGCTGGAGCGCATCGAGATCATTAGGGATCTGCGTCTGGGCGCCTTCGACGTGCTGGTCGGCATCAACCTGCTGCGCGAAGGTCTCGACATTCCCGAATGCGCCTTGGTCGCCATCCTCGATGCCGACAAGGAAGGCTTCCTACGCTCCGAGACCTCACTGATCCAGACCATCGGCCGTGCCGCGCGTAACGTCGACGGCAAGGTCATCCTCTACGCCGACAATATCACCGGCTCGATGAAGCGGGCGATGGAAGAAACCAGCCGCCGCCGCGAAAAGCAGACGGTCTATAACACCGAACACGGCATCACGCCGGAATCGGTGAAGGCGAGGATCTCCGACATTCTCGACAGCGTCTACGAGAAGGACCACGTCCGCGCCGATATCGGCGGCGTCTCCGGCAAGGGCTTCGCCGATGGTGGCCACCTCGTCGGCAACAATCTGCAGGCCCATCTCAACGCGCTGGAAAAAGCCATGCGCGACGCCGCCGCCGATCTCGACTTCGAAAAGGCCGCGAGACTGCGCGACGAGATCAAGCGCCTCAAGGCCGCCGAACTCGCCGTCATGGACGATCCGATGGCAAGGGAAGAGGCGAAGAGCCTCGAGGGGAAAGGTCCGTCATCCTCGAGCAAGCGCAGCGCGAGCCCGTCATCCTCGGGCTCGACCCGAGGACCGGCTGCGGCAGAGGCAAACTCCGATCAATCGACCTCCTACTTCGCCAAACCAAGCCTGGACGAAATGGGTCCTGGCAGCGACGCCGGCACGCCGCTCTTCCGCAAAAACAGCCTCGACGAAATGACCGTCGGCCGCACGGAAAAGCCGGTGATCGGCAAGGTGCCGGACAAGCCGATCATTCGGGCGAAGCCGGGTGTCGGGTCCTATGAGGATGCGGTGGACGAGAAGCAGCGCAAGAGCCGCACAAAGGGCAAGACGGGGCGTCCCGGGCGGTAGGATACACGCTACCCTTGTTGAGTCCGCGCTTTTGCCTACATGCTGCCGGGTGAGGAGACGCCCCGCCAAGCGGGGTAAAGCGACAACAACAATGGGAGAGAGACATGCAAGAGGCCCTCGTCGTTCGCCGCGAGACACATATCGCGGCTCCGCCCGCCGCCGTGTTTGCCCTGCTGACCGATCCGGAAAAGATACTGCGCTGGATGGGAACGGAGGCGCAGATCGAGCCTCAGCCGGGAGGGCTCTATCTCGTCAATGTCACCGGCGCCCGTTTTGCGCGCGGCTCCTTTCGCGAGGTGGTGCCGGTACATCGCCTCGCCTACAGCTTCGGCTGGGACGGCAGTGAAATCGTGCCGCCTGGGTCGAGCCTGGTCGAGATCGACCTGATCGAACAGCCGGACGGAACATTGCTGCGCCTGACCCATACCGGCCTGCCCAATGCCGACCAATGCGCCGGCCATGCGGAAGGCTGGGCTCATTACCTCGGTCGTCTGGCCGAGGTCGCGGGCGGGCGCGAGCCGGCTCCGGACCCTTGGTCCGGCAGGGTGTGACGGCTTTCCGCTTTCGTTCCTCTTGAGCCGATGGCCCTTCCCGGGTGATCGGCGCTTCTTGCGCACCCGTGCGAGAGGGCGGGCACAAACACCATTACCATGACGCGGATGACAACCCTTGACTGCCGTGCCATGATCGCGGCATGGATCTGCCCACCCCCCTTGCCTGGCTGGTTGACGAGGCCGGCACCTCGCCCGGCCCTGAATCCTTCCTGGCCGAACTCGGTAGACGGCTGCTGGCCAACGGCCTGCCTCTGGCCGGCGGCGCCCTGACGCTGGCGGTGCCGCATCCGATCATTGCCCGCCGCACCTGGCTATGGCGCGCGGAAATCGGTGATGTGATCGAGGCGCTGGGTTTCGCCGGCAGTCCGCTCAGCCATGCCGGGCACGACTGGCTGGCCGGCCTCGGCCCGGTGCAGGAAACGACGATCGGCGCGGCGCTGGACAGTCCGCTGCTGGGCTGGGCCGGAACCCGGCCCTTCAGCCCCGCCGAGACCAACCGGTTGCACGAGACCGCACGCTTTGCCGCCGCCCCCTTGGCCGCCCTCGCGGCGCGCGCGGCGCTGTCAGCACTGCTCGAGGCCTATCTCGGCCGGCGCAGCGCCGCCCGGGTGCAGGCCGGCTCGCTTTCGCGCGGCACCGGCGAGACCATCCGCGCCGCCCTGCTCTGCGCCGATCTGCGCGATTTCACCGCCCTGTCCGAAGTGACGGAGCCGGCGGCAGTGATCGCTATCCTCGACGCCTGGTTCGACCGCGTCACCGGCTCGGTGAACGCCTTCGGCGGCGAGGTGCTGAAATTCATCGGCGACGGCGCACTGGCGATTTTCCCGGTCACCGGCACACCGGGCGAAGCCTGCGACGCAGCACTGCGCGCGGTCGAAGCCGTCCGCGCCGGCATGACCCATCTCGATGGCGTGCGGCAGACGCAAGGGTTGCCGCCGCTCCCCTTCGGCATGGCCCTGCATTTCGGCGAGATACTATGGGGCAACATCGGCGCCGCCGACCGCCTGGACTTCACCGCCATCGGCCCCGCCGTAAACCTGGTCAGCCGCCTCGAAGGCCTCTGCAAGCCGCTTGGCTACAATGTGCTAATTTCGGGCGCGGTTGCGGCGGAGACGAAAATGGCTTTGATGCCGCTGGGCGAGCATGAGTTGCGGGGGATTGTGGAGCCTTGTGCGGTTTTTACTTTGGTGGAGGATTGAGGCCGGTAGTGGCACAACCAAAATTGAGTCAGTAGCGACCAGGTTGAATTTAAATCCCCAACTCAATCAAGGTGCACGTCAGCAATGCTTTTCGTGTAAATAGCATTTAGCTATACGCTTTCTGGCGGCGATCGTGATGCTCTCCTTTCCAACCCCTTGAAATCCCCCTCCAATCCCTCTTCTTTCTTGGCTCCGTCCTAATATTCCCTCTTGCCTTTTCCCGAAAATCCTGTCACCCATATTGCGCTCGGGCATTTGCATGCCGGTGACTGGACTGATTTGGCAATGCCGACTGCGCGAGGCAGCCTCAGGGGGTTAACCTCTGCGTAGACGTTCTTTCCCCGTTCGTGAACTTCTCGACTGGCTTTCGCATTTTGCGGGGGCAAAGCCGTCCGGGAGTTTTCCGGACAGATATTCAGACTGTAGGGAAAAGGACTATCCCAAATGGCCACCAAGGGCATCGTAAAATTCTTCAACCAGGACAAGGGCTTC
Encoded proteins:
- a CDS encoding SRPBCC family protein, which produces MQEALVVRRETHIAAPPAAVFALLTDPEKILRWMGTEAQIEPQPGGLYLVNVTGARFARGSFREVVPVHRLAYSFGWDGSEIVPPGSSLVEIDLIEQPDGTLLRLTHTGLPNADQCAGHAEGWAHYLGRLAEVAGGREPAPDPWSGRV
- the uvrB gene encoding excinuclease ABC subunit UvrB, with the protein product MARSPKKSPAPTGFEEAPQAPFEGAPLSGGVADWVKQLESEAETSGIETQRQIASKAGKHRKKVEIAASKSARGTSMGGSTDPKTRAAAGLNPVSGMDTSLENAANAGTAVTATVEALSALIESGNPLFKDGKLWTPHRPARPSKSEGGIPIRMVSDYEPAGDQPTAIRDLVEGLDNGDRSQVLLGVTGSGKTFTMAKVIEATQRPAVILAPNKTLAAQLYSEFKNFFPDNAVEYFVSYYDYYQPEAYVARSDTFIEKESSINEQIDRMRHSATRSLLERDDCIIVASVSCIYGIGSVETYTAMTFQMNVGDRLDQRQLLADLVAQQYKRRDMDFIRGSFRVRGDTIEIFPAHLEDAAWRVSMFGDEIDSITEFDPLTGQKTGDLKSVKIYANSHYVTPRPTLNGAIRHIKEELKIRLAELEKAGRLLEAQRLEQRTRYDVEMLEATGSCAGIENYSRYLTGRNPGEPPPTLFEYIPDNALLFIDESHVSVSQIGGMYRGDFRRKATLAEYGFRLPSCMDNRPLRFEEWDAMRPDTIAVSATPGAWEMDQSGGVFAEQVIRPTGLIDPPVEVRSARSQVDDVLGEIRETAAKGYRTLCTVLTKRMAEDLTEYLHEQGVRVRYMHSDIDTLERIEIIRDLRLGAFDVLVGINLLREGLDIPECALVAILDADKEGFLRSETSLIQTIGRAARNVDGKVILYADNITGSMKRAMEETSRRREKQTVYNTEHGITPESVKARISDILDSVYEKDHVRADIGGVSGKGFADGGHLVGNNLQAHLNALEKAMRDAAADLDFEKAARLRDEIKRLKAAELAVMDDPMAREEAKSLEGKGPSSSSKRSASPSSSGSTRGPAAAEANSDQSTSYFAKPSLDEMGPGSDAGTPLFRKNSLDEMTVGRTEKPVIGKVPDKPIIRAKPGVGSYEDAVDEKQRKSRTKGKTGRPGR
- a CDS encoding adenylate/guanylate cyclase domain-containing protein — protein: MDLPTPLAWLVDEAGTSPGPESFLAELGRRLLANGLPLAGGALTLAVPHPIIARRTWLWRAEIGDVIEALGFAGSPLSHAGHDWLAGLGPVQETTIGAALDSPLLGWAGTRPFSPAETNRLHETARFAAAPLAALAARAALSALLEAYLGRRSAARVQAGSLSRGTGETIRAALLCADLRDFTALSEVTEPAAVIAILDAWFDRVTGSVNAFGGEVLKFIGDGALAIFPVTGTPGEACDAALRAVEAVRAGMTHLDGVRQTQGLPPLPFGMALHFGEILWGNIGAADRLDFTAIGPAVNLVSRLEGLCKPLGYNVLISGAVAAETKMALMPLGEHELRGIVEPCAVFTLVED